A window of Candidatus Vicinibacter proximus contains these coding sequences:
- a CDS encoding T9SS type A sorting domain-containing protein, whose amino-acid sequence MIDRDPNRRGVQINGNDIGRELKITIIDPVTGNSCWGHGRVEDKLAPKISCPLTNDVSCGTNTDPGGPLGLPSVEENCGGYSLTYRDLTINGNCEVGYSKIIQRTWIATDGSGNRSECIQSIRVKIGDLFEVTVPANYDNLDQAALECDEKIDRNKNVTPHMLDFPECVDGYILDSAFWLANPNAPDQYPNRRLPRVLGWNCIDDVNDPHYGHPSPDPVYYPQHRQWSPNNPLCWGPDRHIMWVGTGRPGGAECSNLTVTYKDIVFDLATPGCDAGPVGCFKVLRQWTVMDWCTSQVGGHNQIIKVIDDEGPQVLYPDSARVNMESWTCTGRWEVPAPWILDNCSNEVHYTVEVDNGTVLGDETAGFVVLDMPEGIYNGYIVATDCCGNITKKRIVLNVIDRVPPQAVCRTATVVSLNGNQSPLTNYARLHAEDLDEGSFDNCQPHVYFKVIRMAELLGTNNGSNSNNVVACQGRNGDDNSILAGNQIYFDDYTDFCCADVGTKVMVVLRVFDVDPGPGPVTPIRMTSTSSVLNGRFSDCMVEVEVQNKAVPTVIAPPNIVVSCWFWFDVTKLTNPNDATFGKVVTSLTDRRKVVTKDLVCYKFCERNDYTGYPGYVQTNAQPKPAPNQACEYYYQYFDTAHWDRKYELTWGFDGYVLSPCGSTPTITVNDLRECGQGVIQRIISTTGPNNINVTAIQTIWVVDCDPFYIDDVACNDPRYTDLLWPNGVCTQTPVTLDGCGADISPDNPQLGRPQVINNADDNCALLSIEYFDEQFNIEPDACFKVLRRWVVIDWCQYDPFIDPDHGRWEALQVIKVRDQNRPVVSCNVGPCEPAKIDSKLGVCVGHISLTASATDNCTPADWLFWEYKIDAFNDGKGVHGGYDFRVGTLTSKQYAAGDTVEFSHNPFADDSHNPFNASGTYPIGIHKIKWFVEDGCGNVGVCESLFEIKDCKAPTPYCLTGVITVPMPSSGCVDIWAKDLDKGSYDNCTSQENLKFYFDEDPTKPSLTVCCQDFVDKKLNDEIILEVELWVEDEEGNKDYCKTIIVIQDNQNICPNVGSAKGKISGNIKTETGVETRPVEVSLFHNGSMMRQMMGSPYSFGDLAMNTTYSVKPERNDEHANGVTTQDIVKIQKHILGQSEITDPYKLIAADVNASKTITASDMAELRKLILGINNEFRNVKSWTFVPADYVFADPKSPWDAPRSADLMLDHNRVMDFVSVKMGDVTGDSRANGAQGIQSRTNGKLSFEIKDQEVVAGESYRVSFKSSDFRNISGYQFTLKFDQSSLMYEGTESGVLKTTEANFGTKRVSEGMLTTSWNADKGLSYGKEDELFVINFTATRNGVLSKMMAINSNITSAQAYDEKDNLLEPVMGVRTDRGIVESGVFELYQNEPNPFSKETVVSYRLPESGAVKLTVYDVTGKVLRVYELKGQKGLNHHQISKGDLNATGVLYYQLDAADHTATKKMVSIE is encoded by the coding sequence TTGATCGACCGTGATCCAAACAGGAGAGGGGTACAAATCAATGGCAACGACATAGGAAGAGAATTAAAGATAACGATAATAGATCCAGTAACCGGCAACAGCTGTTGGGGACATGGAAGAGTTGAGGATAAATTAGCACCAAAAATATCTTGTCCGCTTACCAACGATGTTTCTTGTGGCACAAATACTGATCCTGGCGGTCCATTAGGTTTGCCATCAGTTGAAGAAAATTGTGGAGGATATAGTTTGACTTATAGAGATTTAACTATAAATGGTAATTGTGAAGTTGGGTATTCCAAAATTATTCAACGTACTTGGATCGCTACTGATGGTTCTGGAAACAGATCAGAATGTATTCAAAGTATTAGGGTAAAAATTGGCGATTTGTTTGAGGTAACAGTACCTGCGAATTATGACAATTTGGATCAGGCGGCATTAGAATGTGATGAGAAGATAGACAGGAACAAGAATGTAACGCCGCATATGTTGGATTTCCCAGAGTGTGTGGATGGTTATATTCTGGATTCCGCGTTTTGGTTGGCAAATCCAAACGCACCGGATCAGTATCCAAACAGAAGGTTACCGAGAGTGTTGGGTTGGAATTGTATCGATGATGTGAATGATCCACATTATGGACATCCAAGTCCTGATCCAGTGTATTATCCACAGCACAGACAATGGTCACCAAACAATCCATTGTGCTGGGGCCCTGACCGCCACATTATGTGGGTAGGAACAGGAAGACCTGGAGGAGCGGAGTGTTCTAATCTTACAGTGACGTATAAGGATATCGTATTTGACCTGGCGACACCTGGATGTGATGCAGGTCCTGTAGGCTGTTTCAAAGTATTGAGACAGTGGACAGTGATGGATTGGTGTACCAGCCAGGTGGGTGGTCATAACCAAATCATCAAGGTAATAGACGATGAAGGACCACAGGTATTGTATCCGGACAGTGCACGGGTGAATATGGAGAGCTGGACATGTACAGGACGCTGGGAAGTACCTGCGCCATGGATATTGGACAATTGTTCAAATGAAGTACACTACACAGTGGAAGTGGACAATGGAACGGTATTAGGAGATGAGACAGCAGGCTTTGTGGTGTTGGATATGCCGGAAGGAATATACAATGGGTATATAGTTGCAACGGATTGTTGTGGCAACATCACGAAGAAGCGAATAGTGTTGAATGTAATAGACCGAGTACCGCCACAGGCAGTATGTCGTACAGCTACGGTGGTGAGCCTTAATGGAAATCAGAGTCCATTGACGAATTATGCGAGATTGCATGCAGAAGATCTGGATGAAGGAAGTTTTGACAATTGTCAGCCGCATGTATACTTCAAGGTGATCAGGATGGCAGAATTGCTGGGCACGAATAATGGAAGTAACTCAAACAATGTGGTGGCCTGTCAGGGACGCAACGGAGATGACAACAGTATATTGGCAGGCAACCAGATTTATTTTGATGATTATACAGATTTCTGCTGTGCGGATGTAGGGACGAAAGTGATGGTAGTGTTACGAGTGTTTGATGTAGATCCGGGACCGGGACCTGTGACGCCGATCAGGATGACAAGTACGAGCAGTGTGTTGAATGGAAGATTCAGCGACTGTATGGTAGAAGTGGAAGTACAAAACAAAGCAGTACCTACAGTTATAGCACCACCGAATATAGTGGTAAGTTGCTGGTTCTGGTTTGATGTAACGAAGTTGACGAATCCGAATGATGCGACTTTTGGAAAGGTGGTAACGAGCTTAACCGACAGGAGGAAAGTGGTAACCAAGGATTTGGTATGCTACAAATTCTGTGAGCGCAATGATTATACAGGTTACCCTGGATATGTACAGACGAATGCACAACCGAAACCTGCACCGAACCAGGCATGTGAATACTACTATCAGTATTTTGACACTGCACATTGGGACAGGAAGTATGAGTTGACCTGGGGATTTGACGGATATGTATTGAGTCCATGCGGGTCAACGCCTACAATTACGGTAAATGACCTAAGAGAGTGTGGTCAGGGTGTGATACAAAGGATCATTTCGACCACAGGACCTAACAACATCAATGTAACAGCAATACAGACAATCTGGGTAGTAGATTGCGATCCATTCTATATAGATGATGTAGCATGTAACGATCCGAGATATACGGACTTATTGTGGCCAAACGGAGTGTGTACACAGACGCCGGTAACCTTGGATGGTTGTGGAGCAGATATTTCCCCGGACAATCCACAATTGGGACGCCCACAGGTGATCAATAATGCAGATGACAACTGTGCGTTATTGTCGATAGAATATTTTGACGAGCAGTTTAACATAGAGCCGGATGCATGCTTCAAGGTGTTGAGGAGATGGGTGGTGATCGACTGGTGTCAGTACGATCCATTTATCGATCCTGATCATGGAAGATGGGAGGCATTACAGGTAATCAAAGTAAGGGATCAAAATCGTCCGGTGGTAAGTTGCAATGTAGGACCATGTGAACCGGCGAAGATCGACAGCAAGTTAGGCGTGTGTGTAGGTCATATCAGTTTGACGGCAAGTGCTACAGATAATTGTACGCCAGCCGACTGGTTGTTCTGGGAATATAAGATCGATGCGTTCAATGATGGCAAGGGCGTACATGGAGGATATGACTTCCGTGTAGGAACCTTAACAAGCAAGCAATATGCAGCTGGGGATACGGTAGAATTCAGTCACAATCCATTTGCAGATGACAGTCATAATCCATTCAATGCAAGTGGCACGTACCCGATAGGAATCCACAAGATCAAATGGTTTGTGGAGGATGGCTGTGGGAATGTGGGAGTATGTGAGAGCTTGTTTGAGATCAAGGATTGTAAAGCACCGACACCATATTGTTTGACAGGAGTGATTACCGTGCCTATGCCAAGCAGTGGATGTGTGGATATCTGGGCCAAAGATCTGGATAAGGGAAGTTATGACAACTGTACCAGTCAGGAAAATCTGAAATTCTACTTCGATGAAGATCCAACCAAACCATCGCTTACAGTTTGTTGTCAGGATTTTGTGGACAAGAAATTAAACGATGAAATAATTTTAGAAGTAGAACTGTGGGTTGAAGATGAAGAAGGCAACAAGGATTATTGTAAAACAATTATTGTCATTCAGGATAATCAAAACATATGCCCTAATGTGGGCTCGGCAAAGGGTAAAATTAGCGGAAACATTAAGACGGAGACAGGGGTAGAAACAAGACCTGTTGAAGTTAGTTTATTCCACAATGGATCCATGATGAGACAAATGATGGGAAGTCCATATAGCTTCGGAGATTTGGCAATGAATACCACGTACAGTGTTAAACCAGAGCGTAACGATGAGCATGCAAATGGAGTAACTACACAGGATATCGTAAAGATCCAGAAACACATTCTTGGTCAATCAGAGATTACAGATCCGTACAAATTGATTGCGGCAGATGTGAATGCCAGCAAAACAATCACTGCATCGGATATGGCTGAATTGAGAAAGTTGATCTTGGGTATCAACAATGAGTTCAGAAATGTAAAGAGCTGGACCTTTGTTCCTGCGGATTATGTTTTTGCGGATCCAAAATCACCATGGGATGCACCAAGAAGTGCTGACCTGATGTTGGATCATAATAGAGTGATGGATTTTGTGTCTGTAAAAATGGGAGATGTAACAGGAGATTCCAGAGCGAACGGTGCGCAGGGTATTCAAAGCAGAACGAATGGCAAATTGAGTTTTGAAATCAAGGACCAGGAAGTAGTTGCAGGAGAAAGTTACCGAGTCAGTTTCAAATCATCAGATTTTAGAAATATTTCGGGTTACCAGTTCACCTTGAAGTTTGATCAGAGTAGTCTGATGTATGAGGGAACAGAATCAGGAGTGTTGAAGACAACAGAGGCTAACTTTGGAACAAAGCGAGTATCGGAAGGAATGTTGACAACGAGCTGGAATGCTGATAAGGGATTAAGTTATGGAAAGGAAGATGAATTATTTGTGATAAACTTCACGGCAACCAGAAATGGCGTGTTGAGTAAGATGATGGCAATAAACAGTAACATCACCTCAGCTCAGGCATACGATGAGAAAGACAATCTACTAGAGCCAGTGATGGGAGTGAGAACAGACAGAGGAATAGTAGAGAGTGGAGTATTTGAATTGTATCAGAATGAACCAAACCCATTCAGCAAGGAGACGGTAGTAAGTTATCGTTTACCTGAATCCGGAGCTGTGAAGTTAACAGTATATGATGTAACAGGAAAAGTACTTCGGGTATATGAACTTAAAGGTCAGAAGGGATTGAATCATCACCAGATTAGCAAAGGAGACTTGAATGCAACTGGTGTGTTGTATTATCAGTTAGACGCTGCAGATCATACGGCAACGAAGAAGATGGTATCCATTGAGTAA
- a CDS encoding HYR domain-containing protein: MRCYIDLFTFSNQFFCNSNPYLNTIDSNTYKIGGPIKVGIHQVCYIVSDRAGNSATCCAQITVNEFPNASRELACNGNIQISLDDSCEVTINADMVLEGGQYGCYDKYIIEVRPWNGGALIDRNPNKPGVQIDYRDIGKELKISIIDPRTGNSCWGKAFVEDKLAPKIICPADAVILCSVEPIPLNTGTPIVIEKCGSFSLTYKDDIILGSCEDGYQSIIHRTWTAIDESGNKSICVQNLTISLGDLTQVKDPHNYDDHDQPTLSCNERRDTLKNVIPHLVGSPQCVDGYLLDSIFWNANSGQPDIYPLRRIPRILGWN, translated from the coding sequence ATGCGATGCTACATTGATTTATTTACCTTTAGTAACCAATTCTTTTGTAACTCTAATCCTTATCTGAACACCATTGATTCAAACACTTATAAGATTGGTGGACCGATTAAAGTAGGAATACATCAGGTATGTTATATTGTTTCCGATAGAGCTGGTAACTCTGCAACTTGCTGTGCCCAAATTACTGTCAATGAGTTCCCAAATGCAAGCAGGGAGTTGGCATGCAATGGAAACATTCAAATAAGTCTTGATGACTCATGCGAAGTGACCATCAACGCAGACATGGTACTTGAAGGTGGCCAATATGGTTGTTATGACAAATACATCATAGAAGTGAGACCTTGGAATGGAGGTGCATTAATCGACCGTAATCCAAATAAACCCGGCGTACAGATTGATTATAGGGATATTGGTAAAGAACTTAAAATTTCCATAATCGACCCTAGAACAGGAAACAGTTGTTGGGGAAAAGCTTTTGTTGAAGACAAGTTGGCACCAAAGATTATTTGCCCTGCAGATGCAGTTATTTTATGCAGTGTAGAGCCTATTCCATTGAATACAGGAACGCCAATAGTCATTGAAAAATGTGGCTCCTTTTCACTTACTTATAAAGATGATATAATTCTTGGTTCTTGTGAGGATGGTTACCAAAGCATCATCCACAGAACTTGGACTGCTATTGATGAGTCTGGCAATAAATCAATTTGTGTTCAAAACTTAACCATAAGTTTAGGGGACTTGACACAAGTTAAAGATCCACATAATTATGACGATCATGATCAGCCAACCTTGTCATGTAATGAAAGAAGAGATACATTGAAGAATGTTATTCCTCATTTGGTTGGCTCACCCCAGTGCGTGGATGGATACCTTCTTGATTCAATATTTTGGAATGCAAATTCTGGTCAACCGGATATATATCCATTAAGAAGAATTCCTCGAATTTTAGGTTGGAATTGA
- a CDS encoding T9SS type A sorting domain-containing protein: MDFVPSEYKFQDPKSPRDAPRSSNLLLDRNKIADFVSIKMGDITGDSKANGAQNIFTRSSGKLNFVVNDLDLVSGENYKIGFKSSDFKNIVGYQFTLKFDQGSLRYEGVESGALQITESNFGSTRIADGILTTSWNADEGVTRSENDELFILKFKAIKSGKLSNLMVITGNPTLAQAYDDKDNILEAVLTANTGKESVESGVFELLQNEPNPFSKETSIGFRLPETSVVKLTIYDATGKVISVQEIKGQKGLNQHKVSIGELNTSGVLYYQLANLIIFLHKILIFNKFESKCVYNSYTLLICLISGLPY; this comes from the coding sequence TTGGACTTTGTTCCATCGGAATATAAGTTTCAAGATCCGAAGTCTCCAAGGGATGCGCCAAGAAGTTCTAATTTGTTACTGGATCGCAATAAGATTGCTGACTTTGTTTCCATAAAAATGGGAGACATTACCGGGGACTCTAAGGCCAATGGAGCTCAGAATATTTTTACCAGATCATCTGGAAAACTAAATTTTGTAGTTAATGATTTGGATTTAGTATCCGGTGAAAATTATAAAATAGGTTTTAAATCATCAGATTTTAAAAATATCGTTGGTTATCAGTTTACTTTAAAATTTGATCAGGGGAGTTTAAGGTATGAAGGGGTAGAGTCAGGAGCATTGCAAATCACAGAATCAAATTTTGGATCGACAAGAATTGCAGATGGTATCCTTACTACCAGTTGGAATGCTGATGAGGGAGTTACTAGGAGTGAGAATGACGAGTTGTTTATTCTGAAATTTAAGGCTATAAAAAGTGGTAAACTGAGCAATTTGATGGTGATTACCGGAAACCCTACCTTGGCACAAGCGTATGACGACAAGGATAACATTCTTGAAGCTGTATTGACCGCTAATACCGGTAAAGAAAGTGTGGAAAGCGGTGTGTTTGAATTATTACAAAACGAACCAAATCCGTTTAGTAAAGAGACCAGCATAGGCTTTAGATTGCCGGAGACATCAGTAGTTAAATTAACCATTTATGATGCAACGGGTAAGGTCATTAGTGTTCAAGAGATCAAGGGACAAAAAGGACTCAACCAACACAAAGTGAGCATTGGCGAGTTAAATACATCAGGGGTTTTATATTATCAATTGGCAAATCTTATTATATTTTTGCATAAAATATTGATTTTCAATAAGTTTGAGAGTAAATGTGTGTATAATTCCTATACATTATTGATTTGTTTGATAAGTGGATTACCCTATTAA